GAAGCGGCTGATCGGCGCGTCGAGGTGCGAGCCGTTCTACACGGGGTCGGTACCGCACCCCGGTTAACGACAATCATTCCCGAATCGGTGCGCGCAGGCGGATTTTTTTCGGATGCGGCGGGTTGTGTGGTAAAATCCAAAACAATTTTATAAAACCGTAAGGTTGGTTCTGAATGGGGAAAGTCCACCACGCCACCGCCCCTTCGGGGGATCCCGCGTTCCGGGAGTACATCCAGAAGGGCGTCGAGCGCGGCATCGAAAGCCGGATCGTCGATTCCTGGAAGCGATGCAGCCAGGCGGGGTTGAGCCCGTTCGTGCGAACCGCCCCCGCGCCGATCGAAAACCACATCTTCAAGCAGCGGATCGAGCAGAACCTGGAGATCGTCGAGCTGTTCCAGTTCTACATGCGTCGATTCTCCGGGATGCTGGAGCAGCTCGGGGCCTGTTCCTTCGTCTGCGACATCGACGGATACATCCTGTCCCGCGTGGGGTACGGCAAGGCGCTGAACTTCTTCGACAACGTGTCCCTCCTGGAGGGGAGCAACTGCAGCGAGGAGTTCCTCGGGACGAACGCCCCCGGCCTCGCGCTCGTCACGCGCGAGCCGGTGATGGTGACGGCCGACGAGCATTACGCGAAAATCTGCCACCCGGCCTTCTGCGCCGCCTCGCCGATCCTCGACCAGAACCGGGACCTCCTCGGCTGCGTGGACATCACGAAATTCTTCGACCACCACATCTCGGACGAGCTCCGGAATCACCTGCTCAACCTGGCGATCTCCCTCTCCGACATGATCCGCAACGAGGTCTTCCTCGGCCGCCTCGCGAGGTCCTACCCGGTCCACTACCCCGGGCGGTTCGAGTCGCAGGGCGGCCCGAACGCGCCCGGAAGCGGGGACCGCCCGGAGCGCAAGCCGCGGTTCTCCTTCGCCCGCATCGTCGGCTCGGCCCCGCCGCTCGCCAGGGCGGTGCAGACGGCGAAGACGTACGGCCGCAAGGAGGGGAACGTCCTCATCCTCGGCGAGACCGGGACCGGGAAGGAGCTCTTCGCCCAGGCGATCCACGACGAGGGGCGGCGGGCGGGCGGCCCGTTCGTGACGGTGAACTGCGCGGCCATCCCCCTGGAGCTGGCGGAGAGCGAGCTGTTCGGGTACGAGCGGGGGGCGTTCACGGGGGCGAGAACGGAGGGCCACCCGGGAAAGTTCGAGATGGCCCACCAGGGGACCATCTTCCTGGACGAGATCAACTCGATGCCGCTCCCGATCCAGGCGAAGATCCTGCGCGTCGTGGAGACGAAGCGGGTCACGCGGATCAACGGGAAGCGGGAGATCCCGGTCGACGTGCGGATCATCGCGGCGAGCAACCGGGTGCTGGCCGACGAGGTCGCCGCCGGGACGTT
The sequence above is drawn from the Deltaproteobacteria bacterium genome and encodes:
- a CDS encoding sigma 54-interacting transcriptional regulator encodes the protein MGKVHHATAPSGDPAFREYIQKGVERGIESRIVDSWKRCSQAGLSPFVRTAPAPIENHIFKQRIEQNLEIVELFQFYMRRFSGMLEQLGACSFVCDIDGYILSRVGYGKALNFFDNVSLLEGSNCSEEFLGTNAPGLALVTREPVMVTADEHYAKICHPAFCAASPILDQNRDLLGCVDITKFFDHHISDELRNHLLNLAISLSDMIRNEVFLGRLARSYPVHYPGRFESQGGPNAPGSGDRPERKPRFSFARIVGSAPPLARAVQTAKTYGRKEGNVLILGETGTGKELFAQAIHDEGRRAGGPFVTVNCAAIPLELAESELFGYERGAFTGARTEGHPGKFEMAHQGTIFLDEINSMPLPIQAKILRVVETKRVTRINGKREIPVDVRIIAASNRVLADEVAAGTFRKDLFYRLNVLPLRVPALREMKEDIPALLDAFFHSCAEAHGVCRKRISTDAQRRLVAYDWPGNVRELKNCAEYLCFTVEGDEVAEHHLPPEIHAGKTDGAPGPAAPPEEPKNLGSLER